A stretch of the Aphanothece sacrum FPU1 genome encodes the following:
- the corA gene encoding magnesium/cobalt transporter CorA, with protein sequence MNPRSRKRQHTDHNDYLNYRHDHPGTMPGTLRIAQDAQTTEINLIDYTIEKAIKSKNLTPQNCASYLHTDSVSWFDIAGLGSEEILQQIAEIFQLDSYLIEDVVNVPQRAKVEEFSEQLLIIAQMAIPKPYGEGFWLEQVSLVLGKTYVISFQEEPLKDCFELVRERILNNKGKIRTLGTDYLTYALWDAIIDGYYPILESFRERIAGLEEEVLFNASLKTLEKIYIAKKELLILHRAIWPQRNALEFLLQENTNFFSKKARTGLKDCYDHSLQIIETLDAGDELLEGLLNLYLSSISNKTNEVMKLLTIVSTIFIPLTFVAGIYGMNFNPEASPFNMPELNWYWGYFICLGVMLGISLTSIFFFWRRGWFKQQLPPKTRFNFPTER encoded by the coding sequence ATGAACCCACGATCTCGAAAAAGGCAACATACTGATCATAACGATTATCTCAATTATCGTCATGACCATCCAGGTACAATGCCAGGAACTCTCCGCATTGCTCAAGATGCACAAACAACAGAAATTAACTTAATAGATTATACCATTGAAAAAGCTATTAAATCTAAAAATTTAACTCCTCAAAATTGTGCTTCTTATCTTCATACTGACTCTGTTTCTTGGTTTGATATTGCCGGATTAGGCAGTGAGGAAATATTACAACAAATAGCAGAAATATTTCAATTAGATAGCTATTTAATTGAAGATGTTGTTAATGTGCCACAACGGGCTAAAGTTGAAGAATTTTCCGAACAATTATTAATTATTGCTCAAATGGCAATTCCTAAACCTTATGGAGAAGGATTTTGGTTAGAACAAGTTAGTTTAGTTTTAGGTAAAACCTATGTTATTTCATTTCAAGAGGAACCTCTAAAAGATTGTTTTGAATTGGTTCGTGAACGCATTCTTAACAACAAAGGAAAAATTAGAACTCTGGGAACAGATTATTTAACTTATGCTCTTTGGGATGCTATTATTGATGGATACTATCCAATTTTAGAAAGCTTTCGAGAGCGAATTGCTGGGTTAGAAGAAGAAGTTTTATTTAATGCCAGTCTTAAAACTTTAGAAAAGATTTATATAGCCAAAAAAGAGTTACTAATTTTACATCGTGCTATCTGGCCACAACGCAATGCTTTAGAATTTTTACTTCAAGAAAATACCAATTTTTTTAGCAAAAAAGCCCGTACAGGATTAAAAGATTGTTATGATCATAGTTTGCAAATAATCGAAACTCTCGATGCTGGAGATGAACTTCTCGAAGGATTATTAAATCTCTATTTATCTTCAATTAGTAATAAAACTAATGAGGTAATGAAATTATTGACCATTGTTTCTACTATTTTTATTCCCTTAACCTTTGTTGCTGGAATTTATGGCATGAATTTTAATCCAGAAGCTTCTCCTTTTAATATGCCAGAACTTAATTGGTATTGGGGCTATTTTATCTGTTTAGGAGTAATGTTAGGAATTTCCTTAACTTCTATTTTCTTTTTCTGGCGTAGAGGATGGTTTAAACAACAACTTCCCCCTAAAACTCGTTTTAATTTTCCCACTGAAAGATAA